The Virgibacillus sp. SK37 region CGGTTATCTCGTATAACACCAGATGGCATGGACCGTATTTTTTATTCTGATAGTGGTGCGGAAGCAGTTGAGATTGCACTCAAAATGGCCTATCAGTATTGGAAAAACATAGGAGTTGAAGGTAAAAATAAATTTATCACTATGAAGAATGGGTATCATGGAGATACAATCGGTGCTGTTAGCGTTGGTGCAGTCGAAATTTTTCATCGAATCTTTGAACCGTTGATGTTTGATAGTTTCCATGTTCCGTTTCCATATGTATATAGGCATCCAAGTGGTGACTCAGAAATATGTAAGGAAGAATGTTTACTAGAATTAAAGAAGACTTTGGAAAAGCATCATAATGAAATTGCAGCTCTTACGATGGAATCAATGATGCAAGGAGCTGGGGGAATGGTTTTAATGCCACCTGGTTTCTTATCCGGTGTCAAAGCACTTTGTGTGGAGTATGATGTTCTATTAATTATTGATGAAGTAGCTACTGGTTTTGGTCGAACTGGAAAGATGTTTGCTTGTGAGCATGAAGAAGTCGTGCCGGACATAATGACAGTCGGAAAGGGGATAACAGGAGGATATTTACCGATAGCTGCTACAATCTCAACTGAACGAATATATGAAGCTTTTTACGATGATTATAAGAATATGAAGACATTGTTCCACGGGCATTCTTACACAGGAAATCAACTAGGATGTGCGGTGGCTCTTGCAAACCTTGATTTATTTGAAAAAGAAAATGTTGTTGAAAATGTACAAACAAAAGCAAACATAGTGCAAAGTGAATTAGAATCATTCTATCAACTTGATCATGTTGGAGATATTAGGCAAATCGGATTTATGGTAGGAATTGAATTAGTCCTAAATAAACAAACTAAAGAACCTTTTCCTTTTGAGGAAAGAATCGGTTATGAGGTCTCTCTGAAAATGCGTGAACTGGGAATGCTGACTAGGCCGGTAGGGGATACACTTGTATTTATGCCACCACTCTCTAGTTCTCAACAAGAACTACGTGAAATGATCAGTATCATGCGTGAAGCGATCCAAATAGTAACTAAAATCAAGGGTTCCCATGTGACATCTCTCAGAGAAAATAGATGTAGTAGAGGGTGACAATATTTTTCATATCCTGAGAAAAGAGTATAAGGTGAGTGTTACGAGAACGTCATTTGAAGAACGGGGGCCATTTGTACTAATTATTTTCTGTTGTAAAAGATGCACGATAAGGACTATAGAGAAAAAAGAACAGAGAATGGTGGATCTCGTTTAATAACATGCACTCTAAAAGTATATAAACAACTAGAAAAGACAATAGCCGCATTTGCCAATTAAAGAAGCGATTGTTTTAACGAGGGCGTGCTCTCTTGTTGCGATTATAGCTTTACGTCGCGTCACAAGTGACAATGGTTAACTTTGCACAGTTAAAATGATCGTTTACATATGTACTATTGTTTTCCAAAAATCAGTAATAAATGGGGAGTATAAAATGAAAACAAAAGGTTTATTTGTAACTGGAACGGATACCGGTATCGGCAAAACTTTTGTAGGTGGGGGTATAGCAGGAGCGTTAAGAAAACAAGGGATAAATGTTGGTGTTTTTAAGCCTATGTTGAGTGGAGAAAAACGAGACGAACCCATGAGTGATACTGCTATACTTAAAAAAATATCTGGTGATAATAATTCATACGAACAAATTACACCCTTTCAATTTAATGAACCGTTAGCGCCATATATTGCAGCAAAAAGAGAAGGTAAAACTATATCACTGGAAGCTATCATGGACTCCTGGAATGCAATTAAAGAAACACATGAATTTTTCATCGTTGAAGGAGCAGGGGGGCTTGGTGTTCCATTCGGAAAAAACTATCTCGCTGCTGATGTGGCTAAAGCAATCGGATTTCCGCTTCTGATTATAGCAAGGGTTGATCTTGGGACGGTCAATCATACTTGGTTAACGGTTCAAATAGCAAAAAGTATGGGACTTGAAATTGCTGGTATCGTACTGAACGGTTTGGAAGAAGGAAACCAAGGAATAGCAGAAGAAACCAATCCAGATCTTATTGAAGAGATGACAGGAATTCCTGTGTTAGCTGTCCTTCCAAAATTAACAACGTTCAATCATGAGTATTTAATTGAAAAAATTCATGATTTAATACCGCTCCATTATTTTTATGAAAATATAAGATGAATATTGAAACCAAAGACTTGATGATTTCAGGGAGGTTAAAGGAGGAAATTTTTTGGGGCCACATAGGCTTTTTCGTACAATAGATCTTACATTGATAGGGATGTTTGTAGCATTAATGGGTATTGGAGCAAATATAACAGCCTGGGCTCCATTTTTACAAGTTGGTGGTGTACCAATTACATTACAAACATTTTTTTGTTTTTTATCAGGAGTCCTTCTCGGTAGTCGGCGTGGGGCAATAGCAATGATTGTGTACGTTTTCGTTGGGCTTGCAGGGGTTCCTGTTTTTGCTGGTTTTAAAGGAGGATTAGGTACACTGCTTAGTCCAACTTTTGGGTTTATTTTGTCTTTTATTTTCACAGCTTATATTATTGGCAAAGTGATTGAATATAAAAAAAGGCCCACATGTAAGACCTTTATAATTGCTTCTTTAGTAGGTCTTGTATTTAATTACATAATCGGAACTAATTATATGTATCTTGCATTAACATTTTTTGTAAATGCTTCTGAGAGTTTTACTTATACTGGGACATGGTTGGTTATGCTCGCGTACTTACCAATAGACTTGGTAACAATTGTGGCCGCTGCCTATATTGCACCACGGATCTTTCACGTTTTTCATAAAATGGCTGGCATGCAAATACCAAAAAATGTAGATTAAATTTTTTAAAGATCAATTAGTATTAGCAGAATGCTTACTTAGTAATTAGTAATAGTCTGATATTTTAATTAGTAAATAATTATACAACAAAAGGGAGCGATTTTGAAATATAGATTGCATCAATCTACAAAGAGTTATCCTTGAAAAATAGAATAATGCCTTAAAGGCAACCCCCCGTTCTTTTGATAGTAGGAATGAAGTTATTCAATTTTGAATAATTATCTATAGAATAGGGGGGGCTTTTATGATATCGAATTTATTATTTAAGAAACGCTGGAAGAAGTCGGAACAACTTTATAAGCAGTATGGTGTTTACGAACTATATGATATTGGTGCAATGTGGGTTGATACGGCAGATATCATTGGTCTATCATTGCGCCCAAAAGATATTAAAGGTGATGAAGATATGCGCTATTTAAAAAAGTCAGTTAAGGAAAGGGGCTGGGAAAATACCCATTGCATGACACTACATTTGGTTCGACTACCTAACGGGAAATTCACAGTTGGGTCAGGCGGAAATCATCGAACATACCTATCAAGAGAAATCGGTCTCGAACGACTAAAAGCACTCGTTTCTGTGCTAGTACCTACAAAGTACCTGATGGACGAGGATTACGCTAAAATTGAGTATTTTACTTTGAAGTTTCATGAGTATAATGATTTTGCGGCCAAAAAGAATGCATTCCTAAACTCTAAGGGTGTATTTCGACTATATTATCCCCTTGAAGAGGCTGAATTTGACCGATTATGTAATCTTGCTGATAAAATGTTAGACAAACGAGCTGAGGTAATTCGGAATGTAGCAATTCGAAATGGTATAATGAAAGATAATGATGCTGAATTAAAGGTGCAGGATTAGCTTCTAAAGGATTACCAAGTATTAAACTCCGAGTTAAAACCATGACTGGAAAGTCCTCACTAAATGAGAATTTCGATAAATTAAATGACGTTAACATGCCAATGATTTTAAACCGACACTATAAATTGGGTTTATAGTAATTTTATTCTGAGCAATAGAGCATAAAGCTTATTCCATAAAAGGGCGCAAATCAGGAATAAGAATTGTACTCATTATGGGCTTAATCAATAAAATTTTAACAACGTTATTATTGTCTGAAAGGTAGATTCTATTGTTTTTATACATATTCATTTCCATTGGTATCGTCGTTCTTTTGTTAGTCATGGGATTCTTTTGGTTAAGCCATTGGACGAAAAAACCTGATGCAGATTATGTTTTAAAGTTTATTGCTAAAAATCCAGAAAGAGCTTCGTTGTCTGTTATAAAAAACGGAAAAAGTCTAGTCAATGTTCAATCCAATCGATTGTTATCATTGGCAAGCACAGTGAAAATTATTATAGCCATTGAATATGCTCAACAAGCAGCGCATACTGAAATTGATCCAGCCGAAAGAATTAAAACAGATGATCTAGCGTGTTTTTATATACCCGGGACAGATGGCGGCGCTCATGAGGCATGGTTGAAAACAATGGAGGAGCAAGGACGTTTGCAAAACGGAACTGTCTCACTGGTGGATATTGCAAAAGGAATGATATCTCATAGCTCAAATGCTAACACAGAATTCTTGATGATGTGGCTTGGACTCGACAAAATAAATGCTAATCTTGAAAAGCTGCAGTTGTCGATTCACGAGCAAATTTATCCTTTTGTATCAGCCCTTTTTATTCCATATGAAATTGCACATCAAAAGAAGCTTGATATACATGATAAAAAGGATGCAAAAAAGATAGCGGCATATATCGAGGATATATCACAAACAGCGTATATTGAAGAGTCCATTAGAATTCACGATAAACTAATTCAAGATATAAAGGGTGATTATAAAAATAAGGTAAACATAAAGGCGTGGCACAATATCGCATTTGATAGATTAGTGTCCAAACGCTTTGTTTGTTCCACGGCTTCAGAATATGTTTCAATTGTACGGAGAATGAACGAAGGGATGTATTTTTCATCGCGTATTTGGGAGCACTTACAGCCAATTATGGAGTGGCCAATGAATGGAAAAAGGAACCAAAGACGATTTAAAAGTTTAGGTGGTAAGGGAGGCTCAACAGCTTACATTCTCACATATGCTTTCTATGCAGAAGATAAGCAAGGAAATAAAACGGAATTGGCGGTCTTTTTCAACGACATCTATGGCTATGAAACAGTTAAGCTTTCAAATAGTTCTTCTGTTTTTCAGTCAGCCGTGCTTACAGATAGTCCTGACTGGGACAATAAATTAAAAACTTTTCTTGAGCGTTGAGCTTGTTCAAGGTTGTTCAATATAAGGGCGCGCTAATGGGATAAAAAGCGTGTAAGTTTACCATTTTAGGGTCTTTTAATTGATTAAGGGTTTGAGTTACATTTGGGTTATGTAGATAACTTTTCATAAGGGAGGGAGAGCAATGGCAGAAAAACTTCCTTATATAACCTTTTGGAGTTTTATCATCTTTGGTTTGCTTTCATATTGGTGGTTTTTTTTCGAGGAATATGGAGCGATTGTCACTGTGGGTATTACGTTTCTTTGTGGCTTATTTGCTGGATTTATAGCCATTTTACAGAGAAACCGTAAATTAATAGTTTTAAGTATTCTGCTCATGCTTAGTCCTTGGATTATGTTTTTGGTTATAAATTTTTTTAATAATTATTATCTTTAAACAATAGGGCGTAGTTGTCGCATAAAGTTTGTGCTAGAATTGGGACAGATTGTTGCACAACCCAAATAATAATCAACAAGGGGAATAAATAAAATATGTCTCAACCAAGTGTGAAAATGCAAAAGATATGGCTTGATGATAACGATAGTTTCTTTGAACTAAGTTTAGATTTCTGTACAGGTTGTTGCAACATGAACCTCAATATATTTACAGATGATGAAGAACTAGAAAAGTTAAATGAAGGAGTAACGGATTTTGCCAGCTTTAGACAAAAGGAATTTCTGTGGATTACTGGGGAAGATATAGAAAATATGAGTCATTTTCTATCTATGCGATTCTTTTTGTATGGGAATCGAGGATATGTAGGTGTTGAGGTAACTGCCGATAATAAACTTGAAAGCCCTTATAGTGTTCGTGCGACTTTTTTTCTTGTAACTGTCCTAAGTCAAATAGATGATTTTACAAGAAAATTGGGAAGTTTTATTAAAGGCGAAATTTGTGAGCTGGAAAGCCTAATCCAGTCATTTGAACAATGAGATTAAGAGTGAAAACATACATTTCTTATTCTAGAAAAGGGCGCGTTCACGGAAGAACGATCTAGACTTTTTTAAACGATCGGGCCAGCCGAACAGTGGGATGGGGAGTATATGGGAACATTGCAGATTTTATTTTTAATTGTAATTTGGGTTTTACCAGCAATTCTTTTTAATTGTAAAATGGACAAAAAAGAACAGCAAGAATTAAAAAATGAGTTTAAAAACCCTTTTGCTCTGTTTGGAGTTGGGTTTGTTGTTATAGGTTTATTATTATTCTCTTCTGGTTACATTTCGTCTCTGAAATTGCCTCAGCATATAGGTGCAATTATGGTAGTGACTAGTTGGTTTACTACAAGTATCGTAGGTAGGAAAAGGAAAAAAGTAAGTTTTGTAACCAGTATTGCATTGATGTTATTGGGAGTAATAGGTATAGCAGTTTATAGTTGTTTGATTTAAACAATCGGGCGCAGTTACGGAGGAAGCAATGTGCCTGAATTGGGCCATTTTATTGAAGAAGGGGGTAAATTAATGACAAAACAAATAAAGCGTTTTGAAAATAAGGTGGCACTAGTAACAGGTGGGCGTTCTGGGATTGGACGAGCCATCGCCCGCAGGTTGCATGACGAAGGAGCGACTGTAATTACCGCACAGCGCGGCAAGGATGAAGAGTTTGACTGGATTGAGGCAGATTTCTCGGATCCAGATTCACCAGAGCGAATCGTTAAAGAAGTCATCGCTCGAACAGGCCAACTCGATGTAGTGATCAACAATGCCGGCATGATGCAGGAGTTATCGATTGAAGAGATGAGCGTTGAGGATTGGCAGCGTAATCTCAGCGTTAATCTGACAGCTCCTTTCCTGATGATTCGAGCAGCGTTGCCTTACCTGCGCCAAACGAAAGGTAGTATAGTCAATACTGGATCGACAGAGGGGCTAGCTGCCAACCCACAGCATGCAGCTTATTGTGCGTCTAAAGCTGGTCTTCATGGACTGACCCGTTCAGTGGCAGTAGACCATGGTCATGAAGGCATTCGTTGCAATGCAGTGGCACCTGGTTGGATCGACACGGAATTAAACAATGATATGATTGAAAACCACTCAGATGTAGAGGCTTTCCGACGCGATATCGCACGCATTCATCCTATAGGCCGAACAGGTTTACCCGAAGAAGTAGCAGCGCTCGTGGCATTTCTTGCAGCCGATGAAGCTGGGTTTATCACAGGTCAGGTATATACTGTGGATGGCGGAAGAATGACTAAGTTGAGTCTCCCTTGAACAAGGGTTTTATATTGTCCCTGCCCATTGCTCTATAAATTTTAATTTAATGTAAACATAAAACACAATCGGGCGCAAGAATTGAATAAAGATAGACCGTTTTTAGCATTCTTTTTCCTAGTATTTCTAAGTTATAGATGGGGAAGGTGTGAACATGTTAGTTCGAAAAGCTTTAGCCTAGTTATTTACTACAATTTTATGCATTATCGTATACTCACTTACTATTCCAACGCTTGGATTTTTTACTTTCCTTAGTGTATTGCCCTATGCCACAGCAATTGGGGCTTTATTATCAATCGTTATAGAGTTGGTAACCAATAATTTGAATCGAAGAAAACTCATTTCGTTTTTATTACATTTAATAGTAGCTTACTTAGTTTACAAAGTTATGGTGGTGCCAATGTGGTCAATCTTTGTTTATGTTTTTGCTTTACCTATATCGATTATATATTGGTTTACAGATGAAACAATAAGAGTGAAAAATAAACCGAAGAAAATAGTTTCAAACTAAAATAATACCTCAGATGCGATTATGCCCTAATTGGGCCAGATTGTTTAAAAGGAATATATAAAAAATAATTTTAAGGGTGGTATTTATGGAGCTAAAAGTTATAAAGGAAATCAGGACTAATAATTTTAATGACGAAGATGTGATGAAAAAGATTACGGATATGTGGAAGGCTGCATCATCTGAACTGTCAAATCACAAAGGCAATACATATGGCTTATACCATGAATATGGGTCGGACTACAAAGGGGATTATACGTTATGTGTTGCTATTGAAGGCGACAATGAATCTTCAATAGTTATCCCAGACGACGCAAAATACGAGGTGTTCAATGTTAATACAGATGATAAGCAAGGCATCTTTAAAACATGGAATGAGATATGGAAAAAGGAAGAAGAAGGACAGTTAAAAAGAGCCTATACCTATGATATTGAAAAATATTATCCAGAAGGTAGTATCGATATTTATATTGCTGTTAAGGAGAAATAGTTTATTCCCCAATCGGGCGCGGTTGTGGAAAAGCATTGTGCCAGAATTAGGTCATTTTTTTAAAATTGAATAAAATCTTATAAGACTACATTCTTCATAGGATGTAGTTTTTTTACGTTTAAAATGTAAAGAAATGTTTACAAAAGGTGAAAATACGTTATAATATAAGTAAAGATTTCTTTACAAAAAAGGCGGTGAATACTGTGCCTGTCAAAAATAATATTAAACAGATAAGAAAAGAACGAGGTATTAAACAATTAAAGATGGCGGAGGATTTACAGGTAACACGGCAAACCTTTACAGCAATCGAAAATAATAAATATAACCCAAGTCTGGAGCTTGCTCTTAAAATTGTGAAATACTTTGATGTTCCATTGCAAGATGTATTTATATTAGAAGAGGAGGAGAAAAAATGAAGAAGGAATTACAAAAGTGGAATTTGGCTTTTATGGCTGTTTGCATAATGTTTGGTGCAATAATTGGATTAATAATTATTTATGTTATTACTGGAGAGTTTAATTTTAGTTCCTTACTTGGATTTATAACTGGTGCTACTATCTTATTCATCATTAATGTTATAAAGGTCCTTGTGAAAAATGATAATACACCCGAAACAGATGAACGAACAAGAAAAAATATGCTAAAATTCCTGTTGTATGCATCAAATATTTTTATAGGAGTGCTTTTTATAACATTAGGGATAATTACGATTTTAGGAATGGAAAGTATTTCAATCACCTATTTATGGATAATTATCATTGCTTATTTATGGTTTAGTGGAATAGGCGGATTTATTGTAAGTCGAAAATAAATTGATAGAAGATTTTCTTCATCAATCGGGCGCTGTTCTGGAATAAGAATTTGCGATCGTATTGTAAAATTGGATCAGATTACTGTATA contains the following coding sequences:
- a CDS encoding biotin transporter BioY produces the protein MGPHRLFRTIDLTLIGMFVALMGIGANITAWAPFLQVGGVPITLQTFFCFLSGVLLGSRRGAIAMIVYVFVGLAGVPVFAGFKGGLGTLLSPTFGFILSFIFTAYIIGKVIEYKKRPTCKTFIIASLVGLVFNYIIGTNYMYLALTFFVNASESFTYTGTWLVMLAYLPIDLVTIVAAAYIAPRIFHVFHKMAGMQIPKNVD
- a CDS encoding serine hydrolase; this encodes MFLYIFISIGIVVLLLVMGFFWLSHWTKKPDADYVLKFIAKNPERASLSVIKNGKSLVNVQSNRLLSLASTVKIIIAIEYAQQAAHTEIDPAERIKTDDLACFYIPGTDGGAHEAWLKTMEEQGRLQNGTVSLVDIAKGMISHSSNANTEFLMMWLGLDKINANLEKLQLSIHEQIYPFVSALFIPYEIAHQKKLDIHDKKDAKKIAAYIEDISQTAYIEESIRIHDKLIQDIKGDYKNKVNIKAWHNIAFDRLVSKRFVCSTASEYVSIVRRMNEGMYFSSRIWEHLQPIMEWPMNGKRNQRRFKSLGGKGGSTAYILTYAFYAEDKQGNKTELAVFFNDIYGYETVKLSNSSSVFQSAVLTDSPDWDNKLKTFLER
- a CDS encoding SDR family NAD(P)-dependent oxidoreductase, whose protein sequence is MTKQIKRFENKVALVTGGRSGIGRAIARRLHDEGATVITAQRGKDEEFDWIEADFSDPDSPERIVKEVIARTGQLDVVINNAGMMQELSIEEMSVEDWQRNLSVNLTAPFLMIRAALPYLRQTKGSIVNTGSTEGLAANPQHAAYCASKAGLHGLTRSVAVDHGHEGIRCNAVAPGWIDTELNNDMIENHSDVEAFRRDIARIHPIGRTGLPEEVAALVAFLAADEAGFITGQVYTVDGGRMTKLSLP
- the bioD gene encoding dethiobiotin synthase, producing the protein MKTKGLFVTGTDTGIGKTFVGGGIAGALRKQGINVGVFKPMLSGEKRDEPMSDTAILKKISGDNNSYEQITPFQFNEPLAPYIAAKREGKTISLEAIMDSWNAIKETHEFFIVEGAGGLGVPFGKNYLAADVAKAIGFPLLIIARVDLGTVNHTWLTVQIAKSMGLEIAGIVLNGLEEGNQGIAEETNPDLIEEMTGIPVLAVLPKLTTFNHEYLIEKIHDLIPLHYFYENIR
- a CDS encoding helix-turn-helix transcriptional regulator translates to MPVKNNIKQIRKERGIKQLKMAEDLQVTRQTFTAIENNKYNPSLELALKIVKYFDVPLQDVFILEEEEKK
- a CDS encoding GyrI-like domain-containing protein, with translation MELKVIKEIRTNNFNDEDVMKKITDMWKAASSELSNHKGNTYGLYHEYGSDYKGDYTLCVAIEGDNESSIVIPDDAKYEVFNVNTDDKQGIFKTWNEIWKKEEEGQLKRAYTYDIEKYYPEGSIDIYIAVKEK
- the bioA gene encoding adenosylmethionine--8-amino-7-oxononanoate transaminase: MSKHNELIKKSKKHLWLPFTQMKDYDKDPLIIESGTGVRVTDTEGKSYYDGFSSVWLNVHGHRKKELDEAIQEQLMKISHSTLLGMTNQPATELAERLSRITPDGMDRIFYSDSGAEAVEIALKMAYQYWKNIGVEGKNKFITMKNGYHGDTIGAVSVGAVEIFHRIFEPLMFDSFHVPFPYVYRHPSGDSEICKEECLLELKKTLEKHHNEIAALTMESMMQGAGGMVLMPPGFLSGVKALCVEYDVLLIIDEVATGFGRTGKMFACEHEEVVPDIMTVGKGITGGYLPIAATISTERIYEAFYDDYKNMKTLFHGHSYTGNQLGCAVALANLDLFEKENVVENVQTKANIVQSELESFYQLDHVGDIRQIGFMVGIELVLNKQTKEPFPFEERIGYEVSLKMRELGMLTRPVGDTLVFMPPLSSSQQELREMISIMREAIQIVTKIKGSHVTSLRENRCSRG